In Terriglobus sp. TAA 43, a single window of DNA contains:
- a CDS encoding TAT-variant-translocated molybdopterin oxidoreductase: MAENNATGATVITSIAPAKMTLAEVRAKLDGKRGKRFWQSMDELAEAPGFTEMLHEEFPQQASELTDGISRRGFMKVMGASLALAATTGCTKQPDEPIFPYVKAPEDLVLGKPNYFATAYPFATGALPVLVKSEAYRPIKVDGNPEHPVSKGRSDLFAQASLLDLYDPDRSAHVVKHVGGMSLNSDFGAFSDAFRSAVLMSGGQGIYVLSEPIVSPSLAAQWKQLAAKYPSAKLVQWSAVNNDSARIASKAALGDYYDAQYKLENADVILSLDADFLSSSAYPGFLPLSAAYAERHRYESGKVMNRLYTVESMPTVTGAKAEHRLGLKPSDVAKFASALANGGSFAGDEYSQKFFAAVLADLKKAGSRAVVIAGEQSHPAVQAAAHALNAQLGAVGSTVVYTETVQALPSVGADDLKAMVAAMNSGQARVVVILGVNPIYSAPADLKFGDAVSKVPFVAHLGQHLDETGQRAHWHVNAAHYLESWSDARAYDGTISIVQPMIDPLYGGKTSHDVLQAVLDNPQKTSYQVVQENFKTYAKSGDATAWQKALHDGWVEGTAFEPKSGVSGKAVSLDISGLAAAAGAYEIAFKADPSVYDGRFANNGWLQEVPKQVTRMAWDNAALMSMNTMDALKVEERDLVELNINGQKVNFPVLMIPGHPDGVITVHLGGGRWFGRVGQYVGSDANKLRSINAQWSQAGLQAKKTDGVYDLCVTQVHDLDHRGKLAQSDLLHPTDSKAAISEPGHEAMERGVIRTATLAEAQKNPGYAHEGNLLYETPPKEESFFPDDWKYDKTDKSSGKMQNAWGMSIDLNSCIGCNACVVSCYAENNNPVVGREQVKIGRKMDWIRIDTYFEGDLHAPKAHFQPMLCQHCENAGCEQVCPVGATVHSPEGLNTMVYNRCVGTRYCSNNCPYKVRRFNFLLYSDFDTESLKFMRNPDVSVRSRGVMEKCTYCVQRIQAVKIEADKEGRAIQDGEIVTACQQACPTDAIVFGNINDKSSRVAKRKAEERDYQVLADLNYRPRTSYTAGVSNPNPELEMA, translated from the coding sequence ATGGCTGAGAACAACGCAACCGGCGCAACCGTGATCACTTCGATCGCTCCGGCCAAGATGACGCTGGCGGAGGTTCGCGCCAAGCTTGACGGCAAGCGTGGCAAGCGCTTCTGGCAGAGCATGGATGAGCTGGCCGAAGCGCCGGGCTTCACCGAGATGCTGCACGAAGAGTTTCCGCAGCAGGCTTCGGAGCTGACGGACGGCATCAGCCGCCGCGGCTTCATGAAGGTGATGGGCGCGTCGCTGGCACTGGCTGCAACCACGGGTTGCACCAAGCAGCCGGACGAGCCGATCTTCCCGTATGTGAAGGCTCCTGAGGACCTGGTTCTCGGCAAGCCCAACTATTTTGCAACTGCCTACCCCTTCGCGACGGGCGCTCTGCCGGTCCTGGTGAAGAGTGAGGCATACCGTCCGATCAAGGTCGACGGTAACCCGGAGCATCCGGTATCGAAGGGCCGCAGCGATCTGTTCGCGCAGGCTTCGCTGCTGGATCTGTATGATCCGGACCGTTCCGCGCATGTTGTGAAGCATGTTGGCGGCATGTCGCTGAACTCGGATTTCGGTGCGTTCTCCGATGCATTCCGTTCGGCTGTGCTGATGAGCGGTGGTCAGGGTATCTATGTCCTGTCTGAGCCGATCGTTTCGCCGTCGTTGGCGGCGCAGTGGAAGCAGCTTGCTGCAAAGTATCCGAGCGCGAAGCTGGTTCAGTGGTCGGCGGTCAACAATGATTCGGCACGCATTGCTTCGAAGGCTGCACTGGGCGACTACTACGACGCGCAGTACAAGTTGGAGAATGCAGACGTCATTCTCTCGCTGGATGCTGACTTCCTGTCCTCGTCGGCGTACCCGGGCTTCCTGCCGCTGTCGGCTGCGTATGCAGAGCGTCATCGTTACGAGTCGGGCAAGGTAATGAACCGCCTGTACACGGTTGAGAGCATGCCGACCGTGACCGGCGCGAAGGCAGAGCATCGTTTGGGCCTGAAGCCGAGCGATGTTGCGAAGTTTGCATCGGCGCTGGCGAATGGTGGATCGTTCGCAGGCGACGAGTACTCGCAGAAGTTCTTTGCTGCAGTTCTGGCCGACCTGAAGAAGGCTGGCAGCCGTGCGGTGGTGATCGCGGGCGAACAGAGCCACCCGGCTGTTCAGGCTGCGGCGCACGCTCTGAATGCTCAGCTTGGCGCGGTGGGTTCCACCGTGGTCTACACCGAAACGGTGCAGGCACTGCCGTCGGTGGGCGCGGATGATCTGAAGGCGATGGTTGCCGCGATGAACTCCGGTCAGGCGCGCGTGGTGGTGATCCTCGGCGTGAACCCGATCTACAGTGCTCCGGCTGATCTTAAGTTCGGCGATGCAGTTTCGAAGGTGCCGTTTGTTGCGCACCTTGGTCAGCACCTGGATGAGACCGGTCAGCGCGCTCACTGGCACGTGAATGCTGCTCATTATCTGGAGAGCTGGTCGGATGCGCGTGCATACGACGGTACGATCTCGATCGTGCAGCCGATGATTGATCCGCTGTATGGCGGCAAGACATCGCACGATGTTCTGCAGGCTGTTCTGGACAATCCGCAGAAGACGTCGTACCAGGTGGTTCAGGAGAACTTCAAGACCTACGCAAAGAGCGGCGACGCTACCGCGTGGCAGAAGGCCCTGCACGACGGTTGGGTTGAGGGAACAGCGTTCGAGCCGAAGTCGGGTGTTTCCGGCAAGGCTGTTTCGCTGGATATCTCTGGCTTGGCTGCAGCGGCTGGCGCTTACGAAATCGCGTTCAAGGCTGATCCTTCGGTTTACGACGGACGCTTCGCCAACAACGGCTGGCTGCAGGAAGTTCCGAAGCAGGTCACGCGTATGGCGTGGGATAACGCCGCGCTGATGTCCATGAACACCATGGACGCCCTGAAGGTAGAAGAGCGCGATCTGGTTGAGTTGAACATCAACGGCCAGAAGGTGAACTTCCCCGTACTGATGATTCCGGGACACCCGGATGGCGTGATCACGGTCCACCTTGGTGGTGGTCGCTGGTTTGGTCGCGTGGGTCAGTATGTGGGTTCCGATGCGAACAAGCTGCGTTCGATCAATGCGCAGTGGTCGCAGGCTGGCCTGCAGGCGAAGAAGACCGACGGCGTGTATGACCTCTGCGTGACCCAGGTGCATGATCTGGATCACCGTGGCAAGCTCGCCCAGAGCGATCTTCTGCACCCGACTGATTCGAAGGCTGCAATCTCTGAGCCAGGCCATGAAGCGATGGAGCGCGGTGTGATCCGCACGGCCACGCTGGCGGAAGCACAGAAGAATCCGGGCTACGCGCACGAAGGCAACCTGCTCTACGAGACGCCGCCGAAGGAAGAGTCGTTCTTCCCGGATGACTGGAAGTACGACAAGACCGACAAGTCCAGCGGCAAGATGCAGAATGCCTGGGGCATGTCGATCGATCTGAACTCCTGCATTGGCTGCAACGCCTGCGTGGTGAGCTGCTACGCCGAGAACAACAACCCAGTTGTTGGTCGCGAGCAGGTGAAGATCGGCCGCAAGATGGACTGGATCCGCATCGACACCTACTTCGAGGGCGATCTGCATGCTCCGAAGGCGCACTTCCAGCCGATGCTGTGCCAGCACTGCGAAAACGCCGGTTGCGAACAGGTTTGCCCGGTAGGCGCTACGGTGCACTCGCCGGAAGGCCTGAACACCATGGTCTACAACCGTTGCGTGGGTACGCGCTACTGCTCGAACAACTGCCCATACAAGGTTCGTCGCTTCAACTTCCTCCTGTACTCGGACTTCGATACGGAGAGCCTCAAGTTCATGCGTAACCCCGATGTCAGCGTTCGTTCGCGCGGCGTGATGGAGAAGTGCACCTACTGCGTGCAGCGTATCCAGGCCGTGAAGATCGAAGCCGACAAGGAAGGTCGCGCAATCCAGGACGGCGAAATCGTTACGGCATGCCAGCAGGCCTGCCCGACGGACGCGATCGTCTTCGGCAACATTAACGACAAGAGCAGCCGGGTTGCGAAGCGCAAGGCTGAGGAGCGGGACTACCAAGTTCTGGCCGACCTCAACTACCGGCCGCGCACCAGCTACACCGCTGGCGTGTCTAACCCGAATCCTGAGCTGGAGATGGCGTAA
- a CDS encoding cytochrome c3 family protein — MAQVFDRSSNALARAALVLTGLIVVALGVALNQLQRSPWVTRQGQRADQPVPFSHRHHVQGVGLQCQYCHTSVEKSMYAGIPPTKTCMNCHAEIWTNATMLEPVRKSWATGESIPWVRVHDLPDYVYFNHEIHVNKGIGCASCHGRVDEMPIMYAENSLQMEWCLNCHRDPVKNLRPTSEIYNMAWAGASGDKPVWCADTGKLAPTSQAVTCTTKDPGEGNPQLAFLQKGASDGQDTSGGVRLQPHALNGAGATMSDVPPMAILPSSYHKFTSQRELGTYLADKYRIRTPNELQSCEVCHR; from the coding sequence ATGGCGCAAGTTTTTGACCGCAGTTCGAACGCTCTGGCCCGTGCAGCCCTCGTGCTGACGGGACTGATCGTGGTCGCACTGGGCGTGGCACTGAACCAGTTGCAGCGCTCCCCGTGGGTTACCCGGCAAGGCCAGCGGGCTGACCAGCCGGTGCCGTTTTCGCATCGCCACCACGTACAGGGCGTTGGTCTCCAGTGCCAGTACTGTCATACGTCGGTGGAGAAGTCGATGTATGCCGGCATCCCCCCGACCAAGACCTGCATGAACTGCCATGCGGAGATCTGGACGAACGCGACGATGCTGGAGCCGGTTCGCAAGAGCTGGGCAACGGGCGAATCGATTCCGTGGGTCCGCGTGCATGATCTGCCGGACTACGTGTACTTCAATCACGAAATCCATGTGAACAAGGGCATCGGCTGCGCAAGCTGCCACGGCCGCGTGGATGAAATGCCCATCATGTATGCCGAGAACTCGCTGCAGATGGAGTGGTGCTTGAACTGCCATCGCGATCCGGTGAAGAACCTTCGCCCGACGAGCGAGATCTACAACATGGCCTGGGCTGGCGCTTCCGGCGACAAGCCGGTCTGGTGCGCCGATACCGGCAAGCTGGCTCCCACGTCGCAGGCTGTTACCTGCACGACAAAGGATCCGGGCGAGGGTAATCCGCAGCTTGCATTCCTGCAGAAGGGTGCTTCGGATGGCCAGGATACGAGCGGCGGCGTGAGGCTGCAGCCACATGCTCTGAACGGCGCTGGCGCAACGATGTCGGATGTACCTCCGATGGCGATCCTGCCGTCCAGCTATCACAAGTTCACGTCGCAGCGCGAGCTGGGAACGTACCTGGCGGATAAGTACCGCATCCGCACACCGAATGAGCTGCAGAGCTGCGAGGTGTGCCACCGATGA
- a CDS encoding TIGR03435 family protein: MLRFAQRLFVLLACVSTLSALAQTPITEEPDYKPTLTFDVATIRVAPPPGANFRVSVTSPRDSSRFDATNLPVRTLLQIAYGYDAPFVNAPDWVNNSFYDIHARSDEAADARLAKLPVNEVRLEKRHAIRLLLADRMNLKSHIETRSSAIFHLVVAKGGLKMTPIPTPAPSADGEKPRVPPVDTQAHPSRHGLEFVGTNANMQAITSVLSTMMEAPVMDKTGLAGYYNYTLQIGREWSAHDPDTFPDILTAVQEQLGLKLESVREPVPNLVFDNITKPTEN; the protein is encoded by the coding sequence ATGCTCCGCTTCGCTCAGCGACTCTTCGTTCTCCTCGCCTGTGTCTCCACCCTCTCCGCCCTCGCACAAACACCCATCACTGAAGAACCGGATTACAAACCGACGCTCACCTTCGACGTAGCCACCATCCGCGTCGCACCGCCACCGGGAGCCAACTTCCGCGTCTCCGTAACCAGCCCACGCGACTCCAGCCGCTTCGACGCGACCAACCTCCCCGTCCGCACCTTGCTGCAGATCGCCTACGGCTACGACGCTCCCTTCGTCAACGCACCAGACTGGGTCAACAACAGCTTCTACGACATCCACGCACGCTCTGACGAAGCCGCCGACGCACGCCTCGCCAAACTCCCTGTCAACGAAGTGCGTCTCGAAAAGCGCCATGCCATCCGCCTGCTCCTCGCGGACCGGATGAACCTCAAGTCCCACATTGAAACGCGCAGCAGCGCCATCTTCCATCTCGTCGTCGCCAAAGGCGGCCTGAAGATGACACCCATACCGACACCAGCGCCCTCAGCCGACGGTGAAAAGCCTCGCGTCCCGCCCGTCGATACGCAGGCGCACCCCTCGCGTCATGGATTGGAATTCGTAGGCACCAACGCCAACATGCAGGCCATCACCAGCGTGCTCAGCACCATGATGGAAGCGCCCGTAATGGATAAAACCGGCCTCGCAGGCTATTACAACTACACCCTGCAAATCGGCCGCGAATGGTCCGCTCACGACCCCGACACCTTCCCGGACATCCTCACCGCCGTCCAGGAACAACTCGGCCTCAAACTCGAATCCGTGCGCGAACCCGTACCCAACCTGGTCTTCGACAACATCACCAAACCCACCGAAAACTAA
- a CDS encoding MFS transporter — protein MQHDAPPTHPKAHLGFLGLCCGVGVSTIYLCQPLLPEMGATFGANAAAAGQVGVATQVGYAIGMLTVTPLGDIRERRGMIQRMFGLVAVALLLQACAPSLPLLLLLSATSGFMACVTHLVLPIAPDLAAPEERGKAIGAVMTGLLSGVLLGRTFAGWLSEGAAHLTHRVASWRVVFAVAALVSAALVPLVGRMMPELPPKSTLTYPQAMRSLWELLREEPLLRESCWMGALCFGAFSAFWNTFAFVMESHGLGAAVTGSFGLVATAGALGASVWGRMADRKGPRHVLSIGVALMAAAYLSMYLVERYAVRAQAAGHLHVILYLLSLGFAVIWMDVGMQGMQIGNQARNFALRPEARARLNTIYMTAYFVGGSIASAFSPVLWQHFGAAGITTLEFVVIVLAVLRHVTGKPIVASAETAPYTVAE, from the coding sequence ATGCAGCACGACGCTCCCCCCACCCACCCTAAAGCACACCTTGGCTTCCTCGGCCTCTGTTGCGGCGTGGGCGTGTCAACCATCTACCTTTGCCAGCCACTGCTCCCTGAGATGGGGGCCACGTTCGGGGCCAATGCCGCTGCGGCGGGGCAGGTGGGTGTGGCTACGCAGGTGGGGTATGCCATTGGCATGCTCACGGTGACGCCGCTGGGCGACATCCGCGAGCGGCGGGGGATGATCCAGCGGATGTTCGGGCTGGTGGCGGTGGCGCTGCTGCTGCAGGCCTGTGCGCCGTCGCTGCCGCTGCTTCTGCTACTGAGTGCTACGTCAGGGTTCATGGCGTGCGTGACGCATCTGGTGCTGCCCATTGCGCCGGATCTGGCGGCTCCTGAGGAGCGTGGCAAGGCCATTGGTGCGGTGATGACTGGCTTGCTGAGTGGCGTTCTGCTGGGACGTACGTTTGCCGGATGGTTGTCTGAGGGCGCGGCACACCTGACGCATCGCGTGGCAAGCTGGCGCGTGGTGTTTGCCGTGGCAGCGCTGGTGTCTGCGGCGCTGGTACCGCTGGTTGGCCGCATGATGCCGGAGCTTCCACCGAAGAGCACGTTGACTTATCCGCAGGCGATGCGGTCGCTGTGGGAGCTGCTGCGTGAGGAGCCGTTGCTCCGTGAGAGTTGCTGGATGGGCGCGCTGTGCTTCGGTGCATTCTCCGCTTTCTGGAACACGTTTGCGTTCGTGATGGAATCGCACGGATTGGGCGCGGCTGTGACCGGGAGCTTTGGGTTGGTGGCTACGGCGGGGGCGTTGGGGGCCAGCGTGTGGGGCCGGATGGCGGACCGCAAGGGACCGCGGCATGTGCTGTCCATCGGCGTGGCGCTGATGGCCGCTGCCTACCTGAGCATGTACCTCGTGGAACGTTATGCCGTCCGTGCGCAGGCTGCGGGACATCTGCATGTGATCCTGTACCTGCTGTCGCTCGGGTTTGCCGTCATCTGGATGGATGTGGGCATGCAGGGCATGCAGATTGGCAACCAGGCCCGTAACTTCGCCCTGCGACCTGAGGCGCGTGCCCGGCTGAACACCATCTACATGACCGCGTACTTCGTCGGTGGTTCCATTGCGTCGGCCTTTTCGCCGGTGCTTTGGCAGCACTTTGGCGCTGCCGGCATCACCACGCTGGAGTTCGTGGTGATCGTGTTGGCGGTACTGCGGCATGTCACTGGCAAACCGATCGTGGCCAGCGCAGAGACCGCGCCTTACACGGTTGCCGAATAG
- the murQ gene encoding N-acetylmuramic acid 6-phosphate etherase, translated as MKLGNLLTESRNPASENIDIVSTEEMLAIMNREDATVIQRVNEVLPQIAQAVDAIFERVSEGGRLFYMGAGTSGRLGVLDASECPPTYGVPRDMVVGIIAGGEPALRVSQEGAEDSREQGSADLLLNGFNQSPGLDVLVGIAASGRTPYVLGAMETARNHGCLTIGLSCVPGSPVEQAADIAISPATGAEVVTGSTRMKAGTATKLVLNMLSTGLMIKLGYVYGNLMTNVQTTNIKLVDRAERIISAATGIPQEQAAELLKQAGSVRVAIVMQKRGFSRADAEAALEASGQSIRRALQ; from the coding sequence ATGAAGTTAGGAAACCTACTTACCGAATCGCGCAATCCCGCATCGGAAAACATCGACATCGTCTCGACCGAAGAGATGCTCGCCATCATGAATCGCGAAGACGCGACGGTGATTCAACGCGTCAATGAAGTGTTGCCGCAGATTGCACAAGCAGTCGACGCGATCTTTGAGCGTGTTTCGGAAGGCGGCCGACTTTTTTATATGGGTGCCGGCACCAGTGGGCGGTTGGGAGTACTGGATGCCAGCGAGTGTCCTCCTACGTATGGGGTGCCTCGCGACATGGTGGTGGGCATCATTGCGGGTGGTGAACCGGCGTTGCGTGTTAGCCAGGAAGGCGCGGAAGATAGCCGCGAGCAGGGCAGCGCGGACCTGTTGCTGAATGGGTTCAACCAGTCGCCGGGACTCGATGTGCTAGTGGGCATTGCTGCGAGTGGACGTACGCCGTATGTGTTGGGTGCTATGGAGACGGCGCGGAATCATGGCTGCCTGACGATTGGTCTGTCATGCGTTCCGGGATCACCCGTGGAGCAGGCGGCGGACATCGCTATCTCGCCTGCGACTGGTGCTGAGGTTGTGACAGGTTCTACACGCATGAAGGCAGGCACAGCGACCAAGCTGGTGCTGAACATGCTCTCTACCGGCCTGATGATCAAGCTGGGCTACGTCTACGGCAACCTGATGACGAATGTGCAGACCACCAATATCAAGCTGGTGGATCGCGCCGAACGCATTATCAGCGCTGCAACCGGCATTCCGCAGGAGCAGGCAGCGGAGTTGCTGAAGCAGGCGGGGAGTGTGCGCGTGGCGATCGTGATGCAGAAGCGTGGCTTCTCTCGCGCGGATGCAGAAGCGGCATTGGAAGCCTCCGGTCAGAGCATTCGCCGCGCGTTGCAGTAG
- a CDS encoding lipopolysaccharide assembly protein LapB has protein sequence MRLFSRSVLSLVALLVLLPVHAQKSSSSSSSTGEQVEEQPSSTVIPRRGVEQAGSAVSLETSETMFTMAAALNSCGYDNGLESSLPVRAEIRAEVSSALDRSVDVRESQIALCKYIASHSQGGAQNLAQYVSLALFLSPPPDLTLSVSEGDLSPDAGQVVGVLPLLKDFAQKVDLHLIFVRHHAQYEAAAAQAHDSMTRLLLETNSYLHQPVSIYDGRRFLVLLEPMLSPQAVNARVYGSDYFIVTSPTSIDENTPTKSSYGSRLSIGSHAGGLQMEQVKHIYLLYQVDPLIYARAQATNRLLPILKVVQDAPIDFNYKNDIVAFTTECLVKAIEARLMDVGFDKPRKPGTVKARIDIGDYNQALIDYDRRAEAVRRKQVVLDMESGWVLTGSFYDSLMKEDKDGITLRDSIAEMVYGMDVPHEAAAAKKIPFFAPDSNNLVAGAGVTRARAPKRTLSVMDQAELKLQKGDKLGAEEIAEKQLAANPSDAEAQYMLARLKLLQGEPQEAFDRFQKIVVSAKDPRTVAWSHVYLGRLYDAQQNPDRSKAVAEYKSAMNTPGAQADVRAAAEQGIKQPFAAPKRTIQDSDQRPSADDEELDPTGKKQKESYSPNEEKAPQPR, from the coding sequence GTGCGACTTTTTTCCCGTTCCGTCCTTTCTCTCGTAGCACTCCTGGTGTTGTTGCCCGTGCATGCGCAGAAATCGTCCTCGTCTTCGTCTTCCACCGGTGAGCAGGTGGAAGAGCAGCCGTCTTCCACGGTGATTCCGCGTCGCGGTGTGGAGCAGGCAGGCTCTGCTGTTTCGCTGGAAACCAGCGAGACTATGTTCACAATGGCGGCCGCGCTGAACTCCTGCGGCTATGACAACGGACTGGAAAGCTCTTTGCCGGTGCGCGCGGAGATTCGTGCGGAGGTGAGTTCCGCACTGGATCGTTCCGTTGATGTCCGTGAAAGCCAGATCGCACTCTGCAAATACATTGCGAGCCACTCGCAGGGCGGTGCGCAAAACCTGGCGCAATACGTGTCTCTGGCATTGTTCCTGTCGCCTCCGCCCGACCTCACGTTGTCAGTGAGCGAAGGTGATCTTTCGCCCGATGCAGGACAGGTCGTTGGTGTGTTGCCGCTGTTGAAGGACTTTGCGCAGAAGGTGGATCTGCACCTCATCTTCGTGCGTCACCATGCCCAATATGAAGCGGCTGCCGCTCAGGCGCACGACAGCATGACGCGTCTCCTCCTGGAGACGAATTCGTACCTGCACCAGCCGGTCAGCATTTATGACGGGCGCCGCTTTCTCGTTCTGCTCGAACCCATGCTCAGCCCGCAGGCAGTCAATGCCCGTGTGTATGGTTCTGACTATTTCATCGTGACGTCACCGACGAGCATTGATGAAAACACGCCGACCAAGTCGTCGTACGGCTCACGTTTGTCTATCGGATCCCATGCAGGTGGGTTGCAGATGGAACAGGTGAAGCACATCTATCTGCTCTACCAGGTTGATCCGCTCATTTATGCGCGTGCGCAGGCGACGAACCGTCTTTTGCCGATTCTGAAGGTGGTTCAGGATGCGCCCATTGACTTCAATTACAAGAACGACATTGTTGCATTCACCACCGAGTGTCTTGTGAAGGCCATTGAAGCACGTTTGATGGATGTTGGCTTTGACAAGCCTCGCAAGCCGGGAACGGTAAAAGCACGGATCGATATTGGTGATTACAACCAGGCGTTGATCGACTATGACCGTCGTGCCGAAGCCGTGCGTCGTAAGCAGGTGGTGCTCGACATGGAGTCTGGATGGGTTCTTACAGGCTCGTTCTATGACTCGTTGATGAAGGAAGACAAGGACGGCATTACGCTTCGGGATAGCATCGCCGAGATGGTCTACGGTATGGATGTGCCGCATGAAGCGGCTGCAGCGAAGAAGATTCCGTTCTTCGCGCCAGACAGTAACAACCTTGTTGCAGGAGCGGGCGTCACGCGCGCACGCGCTCCCAAGCGCACGCTCTCGGTGATGGATCAGGCCGAGCTGAAATTGCAGAAGGGTGACAAGCTGGGCGCGGAGGAAATTGCAGAGAAGCAGCTCGCGGCCAATCCCTCAGATGCAGAAGCGCAATACATGCTGGCGCGTTTGAAGTTGCTGCAAGGCGAGCCGCAGGAGGCGTTCGACCGTTTCCAGAAGATCGTGGTTTCCGCCAAGGATCCGCGCACCGTTGCATGGTCACATGTGTACCTGGGCCGTTTGTATGACGCACAACAGAATCCGGATCGTTCGAAGGCCGTTGCGGAATATAAGTCAGCGATGAATACCCCGGGAGCGCAGGCGGATGTGCGTGCGGCTGCCGAGCAGGGAATCAAGCAGCCGTTTGCGGCCCCGAAGCGCACCATCCAGGACAGTGATCAGCGGCCCAGCGCGGATGATGAGGAGCTTGATCCCACAGGTAAGAAGCAGAAGGAAAGCTACAGTCCCAACGAAGAGAAGGCACCTCAACCGCGTTGA